One genomic segment of Phormidium ambiguum IAM M-71 includes these proteins:
- a CDS encoding tautomerase family protein, whose protein sequence is MVQVKIYGLREQLDPIKQELSDIIHSCLIDALQYPADKRAHRFFPLDASDFYYPVGRTERYTIIEFSMIEGRSIEAKKKLITLLFERVKALRIDSQDLEMTISETPKHNWGFRGLPGDEHQLNYKIEV, encoded by the coding sequence ATGGTGCAAGTCAAGATTTACGGTTTGAGAGAACAGCTTGATCCTATCAAGCAAGAACTTTCCGATATCATACACTCTTGTTTAATTGATGCACTCCAGTACCCCGCAGATAAACGCGCTCATAGATTTTTTCCACTTGATGCCTCAGATTTTTACTATCCTGTTGGAAGAACTGAACGTTACACAATTATCGAATTTAGCATGATTGAGGGACGTAGTATTGAAGCAAAAAAAAAGTTAATTACTTTGTTATTTGAACGAGTGAAGGCACTAAGAATTGATAGTCAAGACCTGGAAATGACAATCTCAGAAACACCAAAACACAATTGGGGTTTTCGCGGCTTACCTGGAGATGAGCATCAACTCAATTATAAAATTGAGGTGTAG
- a CDS encoding bile acid:sodium symporter family protein, which produces MNEILTVIDFRLINKLAFLTLILSMLLDTGLSLTIQQLWEPFRNIRLILQSLLANFIFVPLFVYLLLQVIPLSEPFRIGFTIMAVAGGPPVLPKLAQLVNGNLAYAAGLMMLMICVTAFYMPFALSIALQNIQVNPWQIVKPLVTLMLIPLAIGLLIRSLNKTMAATLQPLMRQISSVGLIVGLSTSLILQFGSLVVMVKTGVIFAIAIFIIVSFGFGYLLGGPNSDTRRTLAVGTAQRNMAAALLVAGTNFDDPAVVSVIVVTSLSLFVLIRLIAKQAFAVAEVEQVEV; this is translated from the coding sequence ATGAATGAAATCTTGACAGTTATCGACTTTCGCCTCATCAACAAACTAGCATTTCTGACCTTAATCCTTTCAATGCTGCTGGATACAGGATTAAGTCTAACTATTCAACAACTTTGGGAACCCTTCCGCAATATTCGATTGATTCTGCAATCATTGTTGGCAAACTTTATTTTCGTGCCATTGTTTGTGTATTTGTTGCTGCAAGTTATTCCTTTAAGTGAACCTTTCCGAATTGGGTTTACGATTATGGCTGTGGCTGGTGGCCCTCCAGTATTACCGAAACTTGCTCAGTTGGTAAATGGCAATCTGGCTTATGCTGCTGGACTGATGATGTTGATGATATGTGTTACGGCATTTTATATGCCATTTGCGTTATCGATCGCTCTCCAAAATATCCAAGTAAATCCCTGGCAGATTGTAAAACCTTTGGTGACATTGATGTTAATTCCCTTAGCGATCGGATTGCTGATTCGATCGCTAAATAAAACAATGGCAGCTACTCTACAACCTTTGATGCGCCAAATCTCCAGCGTTGGATTGATTGTAGGTTTGAGTACCTCGCTGATACTTCAGTTTGGAAGTTTGGTTGTTATGGTCAAAACTGGGGTAATTTTTGCGATCGCTATATTTATCATAGTTTCCTTTGGGTTTGGCTATCTTCTAGGTGGCCCCAATAGCGACACTCGACGAACCTTAGCAGTTGGAACTGCCCAACGCAACATGGCGGCAGCGCTTTTGGTTGCTGGTACTAACTTTGACGATCCCGCTGTGGTGAGTGTCATCGTAGTTACGAGTTTGTCGCTGTTTGTTTTGATTCGCTTGATTGCTAAACAAGCTTTTGCTGTAGCAGAAGTTGAGCAAGTAGAAGTTTGA
- a CDS encoding O-methyltransferase, whose amino-acid sequence MTQTQWTAVDDYITDLLIPSDSALDATIQSTIDANLPKINVAPNQGKLLHILAQIQGASRILELGTLAGYSTIWLARALPPGGKLITLEANPKHAEVARENIDRAGLTKIVEIRIGSALDTLPQLANEGQAPFDFVFIDADKVNIPDYFKWALKLTRRGSVIIVDNVIRKGAVIDADSTDENIHGVRKFNNLLAAEPRVKATTIQTVGSKGYDGLAIALVIAD is encoded by the coding sequence GATGACTATATCACCGATTTGCTGATACCTTCTGATTCGGCGCTAGATGCTACGATTCAATCGACGATCGATGCCAACTTACCCAAAATTAATGTTGCTCCCAATCAAGGCAAACTGTTGCATATTCTGGCTCAAATTCAAGGCGCAAGCAGAATTTTAGAGCTGGGAACATTGGCTGGTTACAGTACAATTTGGCTGGCACGGGCGCTTCCTCCCGGCGGTAAACTAATTACCCTAGAAGCTAATCCAAAACACGCTGAAGTTGCTCGGGAAAATATTGATCGCGCCGGACTAACCAAGATTGTGGAAATTCGCATCGGATCAGCATTAGACACATTGCCACAACTGGCGAACGAAGGTCAAGCACCTTTCGATTTCGTTTTCATTGATGCTGACAAAGTAAATATTCCCGACTATTTCAAATGGGCACTCAAATTAACTCGACGTGGCAGTGTAATTATTGTCGATAATGTCATCCGTAAAGGCGCAGTTATTGATGCGGATAGTACCGATGAAAATATTCATGGAGTGCGTAAATTTAATAACCTGCTAGCCGCAGAACCAAGAGTGAAAGCAACAACTATTCAGACAGTTGGCAGCAAAGGTTATGACGGGTTAGCAATTGCACTTGTCATCGCTGATTAG